In Rhodamnia argentea isolate NSW1041297 chromosome 1, ASM2092103v1, whole genome shotgun sequence, the genomic window GAACTGGTGGGGTTCGTCCCAAACCTTGGGGTTTCTACCTAGGCCGACCCGGCTCAAGAGGATGTGGCTGCCCTTGGGGATACGATAGCCGGCCACCATGGTGTCCGACATGGCGACGTGTGGAACATTGAAGGGGGCGATCGGGTGGAGCCTAAAGGCTTCCCGGGCACATGCCTTGATGTAGTTGAGCTGGGGGATATCGGATTCTTGGACCAACCTCTCCTTACCCACAACTCTATCTATTTCTCGTGTGGCTTTGTTAAGGAGTTCGGGCTGACTTATCATCTCCGCCATTGCCCATTCCACAGCGTTTGATGGATTGTCCACTGCTGCAATCATAATCTCCTGCATTTAGGTCGTGCATGTTTACGTTAGAATTCAAACTTTCAAACCACTTTGCgtcccgacccaaaaaaaaaacaaaaaattgtgtCCGTGGCCTATATATATGGAGAAACCAAGCAGGATGTTGCAGTTTTTCTGGTTTGTATTTGATCGATCACTCTAGGAAGAAGGATATAACTTTACCATGGTCTGCGCTCGAACTTCTTGCGGTGTCAGCAATGGCTTCCCTTGCGAGTCTTTGAGCATAATCAGAACATCTAACAAGTCTTGAGGCTCTTTTTCATCACTCCCCGAACTCCGATCGTCCCTCCATCGTctgatcctctcgcttattatGGGCTCATGCAACCTTCGAAGAGTCCTCGCGCTCCCTTTTACTTCCTTCTCATGCCCGTCAAGGTCGAGCCCCACCAAGAATGGGAAGTAATCAGAAACACAAAATGCAAAGAGATAGTGCAGTGCACTGAAGATTGCATCTATATGTTGTTCTTCATCAGTGGTTGGTCCTCCATCTTCCCTTCCCTTGCCAAAGTATCTCTTGTTGAACATCAACCTCCTTATCACATTCCCACAATAGTGCCTCGTGGTGGTTCTCAAGTTCACTTGGTGACCTGAGGTTTTGCATAGGTTATAGACATACTTCACTAGGTTATCGGCTTCCTCCGCTCTCTTGTCGTGGAGCCACTTGTGCCTAGCCGGGCAAATGACCTCCGACGCTAAGACCCGCCTCATCTTCTTCCACTGCTCGCCGTAGGGCGAGAGGACTGCTGTTAAGTAGCTGCCGCCAAACATACCGGACGCCATTGAGACTGGCCTCGAGGCAAACAAGGAGTCCTGTTTCCTGAGGAATTCTCGGGCGATTATCGGACTGGTGACAGGAATGACATGCGTGCTCCCTAGACGGATGCACGCTATCTCAGTGTCCATCTCCTTCATCAGGCGATGGATCCACCGGAACACGGGCTTGTTGTGAAGCATGCCTAGGGCACAACCGACCACTGGCCACGAGGCAGGGCCTGGAGGGAGTGGGAATGGATTATGTTTTTTTCTGATGACTCGGCGACAGAACTCCTTTTTCACGATATTACACAAAGAGATGAATGTCAAGAGAAGTAGGGCAATGATGGTGGCCGGGGTGGCGGAGCTCATTGTGGCGGTGGCAGCCGAAGCGTTTGTAGATGGTTATTGGTATCTTTGCCAGTGAAGGTTTTGGACGACTAGGGTTTTGctacgaaggaggaggagaagggagaGTTTGCATTGGTGAAGTGAACATGCACGTAGGACGCCTTTAAATAGAAGCGGAGGCAAACTAATGCGCTTACTATTCTCAACAAGTGTTTGTATTCATTCTGATGACGATGAATTTCCTTTTGGGCAATGGTGTGTGTTTCGAGATAAACGTGTAGGGCGGTTGCTTGCCTTTTTCAAAGTCCCACGAATGGTAGCAAACGTCAAATGTCGGTTACGAGACATGTGCTTATGCATCTGATCCTGCAAGAGTAGACAATGTCTACTCTGGTCTACTCTTATAGGATCAGCAACCCAATAGAACGTacagattattattattttttcaagatACATGTTAGTTCACTATTGggtgaattaccaaaaaaatgttaaatctaTTTCAAtcgtatcaattcaatccaactTTAAACACCTCACATGGAACACCGGGTGGATCTTTAGCTTGGGAAGAAGTTGAAGTTTTCAGTACACTTGTCCTACTTTTTGTATGATAAGGAATATCTCCTCATACTTACGGCCGACCTCCTTACTAAAGAAGAAtagaagcattttttttttttaaatcttcctTTCGCTTGGCAATTTAGTTTCATGATTGAGTTTTCCCTTCTACAGATACTTCAAGTCCAGCtccttttttgtcaattgaatcataaaccttatgtatttgtgccaattcaatccattcgatcAACTTGGCCAGAAATTGATAACATGAACGTCGACCATATTACGTGACCAGTGTTGATGTacacattttaataattttttttcctttgtctttctttgctttctctttctttttttcttccattcttcctctaGTCGGCCAGGTTGACCTCGTCATCGTTGGGTGAGGTCAGCCTCACTCGCCCCTAGCAAGGCTTAACGTAGATGTTGCTAGACGAGGCCGACCATCGTCGGGCTAGCGAGGTCAAGGCTTGccctcgccggccctcacctCTGGCCAATCGCCAAGATCCGATAACCCTAGCAATCAGCTAGAGGAAGAGAGGGggggggaagaaagaaaaagaaaataaaaaatatagataagaaaatatacaatatattataatatcattaaaaattgtccatgtcggcaTCAGCCATGTCGCGTAGGATGGCCGGCgttcatgttagcaatttccgaccaaaattggctggatagacttaattgaaataaatgcaaaaattttatggctctattgataaaaaaaaagtttagaactgaattgacataattacaatagatttaagatttattTGGTAATTCTCACATTTACTGTCCACACAACCTAAAAATGCTAAACTTTGTCAAAATGCCTTTACATTCTGCGAAAATTCCCACATATATTAACCAAAATCCCAACCTAAGATGTAGATAAACATGGCTACAAACATGAATTTGCTATTAACAAGATGTGTGCTTGTAACCGGGGGTGTACAACCCGATCGATTCTACTAGGGAATCGGATTGGACCATCCAAAATACAAGTCCAGGAACCAGTTCTCATTGGAACAAGTCCAGGAATTGATTCTAGATTTTTGGAACCACTTGGAACAAGTCCGGCTCCCGATTCCCGGTTCAAGAGAATATCCacctgggaaccggaccggttatGAAACCCGTTTCATGACTTAAAAGCCAAATCCTAATATGTTTCCCCCTAAAATATAACCTCATCAAACGCGACATAGCAACATGGCAGCACTCATTCACTTTTCCTCTTAGCGATTGTTGCTTTTTGTAGATAGTGATCTTTattattcatattttattttgaatagtTTTATtactactcatattattttactagaaaaaatgaaaccagaaaaagaaaaaagaaaaaaaaaggttctcgATTAGACCCTAGATCGGACCGAAAAAACAAAGTAGGTTCTAAAGCAGGTTTTAGGGCAAATAGAGTAGGTTtcatgtttcaaaaattgagaaacggTTATAATAGAGAAGATTCCAAATTCTAGGTCTGGAATCTACCCACCCCGGAACCGATTACCCCTACTTATGACATTTACATATTAAATTTGTCTACCCTTAAATGATCGCATTTTGTCTACCCTTTAAGGATTGGCTACCAAATAGAGTGCACAGATTAAACAACCCCTAAAAAAAGCTTAACTTTTCCCAAAGTTGACACATACACCAACCAAACTCCCAACCCGAGCTGAAGATAAATATGGTTACAAACACGAATCGGTGGGTTACAAGATGTGTGCTTATGCATTCCATCTTAAATTTGTCTACCCTTAAATGATCgcattttgtctattttagaaTGATTAGCAACCAAGTAGCATTTTTCCATGATAATCACGGCACAATTGCTTTGATTTCAAGGCAGCGCCGAAAGCGGTTGTCTCAGCTCAAGGAGCAGTTCCAAGTTCATTCcattttatgcaaaaactaTCCAGATTCGATATCACACCACCATCTAAAATGATAGTGTTGTTTCGCTTCAACCATTGGATAGTCGCAAGATGTGTAAGTACAAGAAGAGGAGCTTCTACATCTCAGGATTGCGCGACAATGAGATTCACATGTGGTCAGTCGATCGCGAAACATTGTGGGGTGGTAGATACAGCAACGTGCAAATGAGCTAGGCAACGATTCAACGTCGCGTGGTGGGGacatgtgcgtttccatcctcgTATTTGTCCTATGGTCTCTCCATATAACAGTACAAGAAAATGAAGGGCCACGATTCGACGTCGCGTGGTGGGGACATGTGCGTTTCCAGCCTCGTATTTGTCCTATGGTCTCTCCATATAACAGTACAAGAAAATGAAGTGCATTTTCGACCCTCTCAGATCTGTTGTCTGTCCAAATTTCGTGCCTGAAACGTTTGTTCTGTGGCCTTAAAACCCTTTCAACTCGTGCTCCTATGTATGATCGAATTCTTCCCTGACCCGGCATTAGCAACTTCGTCGGTTTGCTCACGTGGCAAACATTGTCACTTGATGCTGACGGGCAGGGAACTCCATGCCGGAACGAGaggaaacgagagagagagagagagagaggagaaggggTGCGTGGGGGGTTTGGTGGGTGGGGGAGGGGGGCATGGACTATTTTGTGCATTGATGCGAGATTTTaagtaataaaattatttaattatttaaatattaaactcCCACcttcatctaataacttaaattTTGTAAACAGCCTCACAAATCTCTCATATGTTATGAGAACATGAAGCCCCAACCTCCCCAAGCTTTAGGCTTAGGCCAAAGTCCAACCTATTCATGAGGGGGAGTGTCATAATATTTAAACATTAAACCGCACATTCATTTTATAACTTAAATAGTGGGTAGTGATCCCACAAAATTCTCATAAATTATTAACGTGACACGTCTCCTAACCAATGTTGTTCCGAATTTCAAAACTTCGACTTTGTAATGACCCATTTTtgtagggaaaagtgtcaaaaaggtccaaaacttattgcatttgtgccaattcaaacctaaacattttaatggtGCCAAAAATTCAGTTCtcaatcttttgtatttgtgccaattaagtccattcggccaattttagctagaaatagTTGACGTGGACAACGATTGTTATACGTGGCACGCctagcgctaacgtggacatttttttacgCTTTCTTCTAtatttctaataaatttttttatgttttctttatttcttctttcccttttctgtacatttttttttattgagggtcGTTGGCCCTCGCTTGGGGCTGGTAGTGGTTGAGTGTCGCtagccctaaaaaaaaaaaaatagaagcatagaaaagaaagaaagaaaataaataaaaattattaaaagatatacaatatatagaaaatgtccacgttagcattgACAATGCCACATGGAATGACCGGCATCCAAGTAAGCGATTTTAGATCAACATTGGTTGGATGGCCTCAATTGGCACAAGTACGAAAattttagagctaaattggcaccaataaaaagtttaggactaaattagcattaatgcaataaatttacaactttttgacacttttcctccatttttctaCATTCCAGGCCCATAGTATGACTATTATCCACCTCCTCTACTGGAGGAAGAGTAGCACCATTGCCTCTCAGCAACGGGTGAGAGCCGACAATTCTTGTTGGAGATCAGCCATTACCACAGAGATAAGTACAACACAAGTACCATAATTTTCGTACGACGCTCATtagagtgtcataactttttttcgacCACTTAAGCACCAtaacttccaaaaaatgttcatttgagtgccataactttcaattgaTTACTTAagttccaattttatttttaaaacgttcacccCAAGTGCCGAAAATCCGATGTGGCATAGACTCATGGTGAAcgctttaaaaataaaattgacactcaagtgatcgattgaaaagttatgtgacactcaagtgatcaaaaTAAAAGTTGTGAAATTTAAATAAGCGTCATAcataagttatagcactcaagtggaGGGACAACCTCCCACACGAGGCCGACTATCATGGGTGCATGGTAGGAGGTTGCCCCTCCACGtatcctctccttcttcttgtttttcaaaGTGATATGCTCCATTAACGTGAACATGTTTGGAAAACCAATCAATTAATGACTATAAGTATGTGggcattgaagaaaaaaaaagccatgttgttcttttttcaaatgCACATAAATGGACGTACTAACTTTATGATCTGCATACAATATAGTGGCTCACTAATATACCCAAGAGAGTTTATACTCTCTACTCGTCATTGGCTATGATCTATCTTGACTAAAGAGATGTCTCGACTGACGAGGCATCATTACCACCAACTCATGGAGATGGAATCTCAGACACATCTTTGCCACGCTAAACATCCCATTAATCATGGGTGTCTTTTACATCAGCGAGAAGAAATAATTTATCCAAGTGACACTGAAAATGGACCTTCTCCATCGTGACATCACTCCAAAGTTAAGCATGCTTGGGCGACAATATTACCATGATGTATGACCTCTTGGGAAAGTGCTTGTCTTAATGCCAAATaacaaaatcgtgaggctcGATATGAGATGGGCCATAGCGAACATACCTCAAGTAAGTTAATCCATGATGTCACCATATGGTATCAAAGCAGGACTCCCTCCAATATGCGTGGTCTAGAGACAAACCACGCGGAAGCTGGCGGGCCTATAATGACCCGGTTCGACGAGGGCGGGGAGTGGTTATGGGGCTCGAACAATGAGCGGCTCTTGACAGATTTCTAGTATGGCAAAGGAGGTAGGAATAAACCAAGTTGCTCGTCAAATAGTGGTAGAGTGTGCTTGGGATATATatgtataaattgaaattaactcAAAAAAGCGCCTTTTGACGTAATGAACAGAGCTAAGTGTCGCTACCTCATTTCAGCTTCCACGTTCTTTTTTGCGCACTTACTGTTCTATGCGAATGTTTCTGCTAAATCTAATGTAATTTTCTATGAGCCATCGACATGTGCTGATAGTGCGTGTTCCGAATCTTGTTTATTAGCTGATTGATAATTTCCTGTAATTGAGAcaattatcttttctttgtaTGAGATGTAATTTATATGCATTTTTTAGCATTTATTGAACCTGCTATAATCAGTCAAACACAGAAGATATAGTTACAAGGAAATTGATTATAAAACAGTGACTTTTATGTGAATGGTCTattttggaccacaaaaaataataattaattcaaaattattgttgatctatttttttttaaaaatttgtgactCACAACATATTCCTATTCTCACGGTCACTCACTCAAAAACTGTCATCCTAGCAAAGCGCAAaaattttctatatatatagtTTTCAAAGCTCCAATAATCATCTAGATTGGAAGTCAAAAGATGGAAATATCCTCACTTCCTGGAAGTGTAATTAGGGAAATAGTGATGCGGcccttttagaaatttttgttaatttttacttttcttttctaagtCTAGAGATcgtgtcctttttcttttgtgaggATATTTCCTTCTTTTGACTTCCAATCTAGATGATTCTTGGAGCTTTGAACAGTGTCTTTGgcatcgaccaaaaaaaaaaaatgtctttggCCAGGATAATCGTTGTAGATTTCTCCATGAGTTTACTCTCTTTTCCAATTTCTAGTTTATTTGATTTTCGATTGATTTTGTTTAGTTCATTTCTTAGCATCTCacttatttataaaaaaaaattctaatttacTAAATGAGGTATTTACCGTACCGTTTGGTCtttgaatttggaaaaaaaattcaccaaccCATCCACACATGAAAAAGATGGGACGGATTTTGCGAACTCTTCCAATAGTGATTAGCCGAACGAGGacaaataggaaaaattgtctagaatgtcataaacctattatcaattttgtcaattgagtcttataCTTTTTGACactttaccaattgaatccattcagCCAAATTTAAcaagaaatcgctgacgtggacactTGACGTTCTATGTGGCACGGTCAACGCTAACATAGATAACTAtttatcatttttaattttttctttcttttcctttgtttttctatcAAAAATCCGACGAGGGCCAATGACTATCGCTGGCCACTAAACGAAAGTCGTGGCCCTAGCCCATGAACGGTGAGGTCTTCGAGGCCCTTGTACAGTGGCCGACGACGAGGGTCCCCGGCCCTTGCctatggtcggcgagggtcgggTGCTTGCATGTGACCGACGAGGGTCGACCAGCGGCCCTCGCTAGAtttgataggaaaaaaaaggaaaagaaagaaagaaaataaaaaattataaggaaattcaaatttttaataaattatagaaaattatccacg contains:
- the LOC115733146 gene encoding tyrosine N-monooxygenase-like, yielding MSSATPATIIALLLLTFISLCNIVKKEFCRRVIRKKHNPFPLPPGPASWPVVGCALGMLHNKPVFRWIHRLMKEMDTEIACIRLGSTHVIPVTSPIIAREFLRKQDSLFASRPVSMASGMFGGSYLTAVLSPYGEQWKKMRRVLASEVICPARHKWLHDKRAEEADNLVKYVYNLCKTSGHQVNLRTTTRHYCGNVIRRLMFNKRYFGKGREDGGPTTDEEQHIDAIFSALHYLFAFCVSDYFPFLVGLDLDGHEKEVKGSARTLRRLHEPIISERIRRWRDDRSSGSDEKEPQDLLDVLIMLKDSQGKPLLTPQEVRAQTMEIMIAAVDNPSNAVEWAMAEMISQPELLNKATREIDRVVGKERLVQESDIPQLNYIKACAREAFRLHPIAPFNVPHVAMSDTMVAGYRIPKGSHILLSRVGLGRNPKVWDEPHQFKPDRHIVSGPAEVVLTEPDLRFISFSTGRRGCVAATLGTTMTVMLLARLIQGFSWSKPSNLSSINLAESRDDLFLAEPLVAQAELRLPRHLYLT